From a single Pleurodeles waltl isolate 20211129_DDA chromosome 10, aPleWal1.hap1.20221129, whole genome shotgun sequence genomic region:
- the SPRY3 gene encoding protein sprouty homolog 3: MARMDSSTADVQHVLTIDQIRSIRANNDYVERPFVSFTAARSNPMLSELVTKPDWSQDFLVSSTHHELHRSQSHPHHPAHVHQDLSHSSTISSVSRSTTASDQRLITGITPSHSGQSFIRTQPKVGDLKSDVRLAGILEKPNLQTDHLFICEVCGRCKCDECSRPRSLPSCLVCNQRCLCSAESVINYGTCLCCVKGLFYHCSADDEDNCADDPCACSQGSCCARWMTMSVLSLVMPCLCCYLPAVGCLKVCQLSYDRVKRPGCRCANHTNTVCRKISASSGTSFPRPTHKPV; encoded by the coding sequence ATGGCTAGAATGGATTCATCCACAGCCGATGTTCAGCATGTTCTCACCATAGACCAAATCCGTTCCATCCGGGCCAACAATGACTATGTGGAAAGACCATTTGTGTCCTTCACGGCTGCCCGGTCCAACCCTATGCTTTCGGAGCTGGTTACAAAACCAGATTGGTCTCAAGACTTTTTGGTGTCTTCCACTCATCATGAACTTCACCGAAGCCAAAGTCACCCTCACCATCCAGCTCATGTGCACCAGGACCTAAGCCATTCCAGTACAATTAGCTCTGTTTCCCGCAGCACCACCGCTTCAGACCAAAGACTTATCACTGGGATTACGCCTTCACATTCCGGAcagtcattcatcaggacacagcCGAAGGTTGGTGACCTCAAGTCTGATGTGCGTCTTGCAGGGATCTTGGAGAAACCCAACCTGCAGACTGACCACCTCTTCATCTGTGAGGTGTGCGGGCGGTGCAAATGTGATGAGTGCAGCCGCCCACGAAGCCTGCCCTCCTGCCTAGTCTGTAACCAGCGCTGCCTCTGTTCTGCTGAGAGTGTCATTAATTATGGGACGTGTCTGTGCTGTGTCAAGGGCCTCTTCTACCACTGCTCCGCTGATGATGAGGACAACTGTGCTGATGACCCTTGCGCGTGCAGTCAGGGATCATGCTGTGCCCGTTGGATGACCATGAGTGTCCTGTCACTGGTCATGCCCTGTCTATGCTGCTACCTTCCTGCGGTGGGGTGCCTCAAAGTATGTCAGCTGAGCTATGACCGAGTGAAAAGGCCTGGCTGCCGATGTGCAAACCACACCAATACTGTCTGCAGGAAAATCTCCGCCTCGAGCGGCACATCATTCCCCAGACCCACGCATAAACCAGTATGA